The nucleotide sequence TTGCTGAGATTATCCGGGCCCAGCAGGATACGGCAAAACGTATTAACTGTACGGAACAGCTTAACCTGACCGCCCTTTTGGAAGAAAGCCTGGAATTATTTCAGGATGCCCTGGATGCGCAACAGATTACCGTGGAACGACGCTATGATGTTCAGCAGACGATCTCTGGAGAACCGCATAAGATATTACAGGTCGTGAGCAATCTCATCCGAAATGCCGTGGATGCCTTTGATGGGGCATCGGTTGAGCAGAGGAAGATTTCTGTGCGCACATATCCCGTTGCCGATCAGGATGAGGTCGTTGTTGAGATAAGCGATAACGGGAAAGGCATGCAAGGAAATATCTTACAGCAGGCCTTTACCTTTGGTTTTACCACCAAAAAAAGCGGACATGGTTTTGGCCTTCATAATGCAGCTAATCTGGCAGCGGAAATGGGAGGGCGTTTGACAGGGAAAAGTGCAGGACCGGAGCAGGGAGCGCAGTTCAGGATGCGACTTCCTGTAACAGCAACTGGGGGAACAGGATGACAGCAATCGCACAAGGGGTTCGGCGGGTTTTGATTATTGACGATAACCCGGAGATTCATAACGATATAAAAAAAATTTTACAACCAACGACTGCGTCTGATGATTTTGACGCCCTGCTTTCGGATATTACCGGTAAGGCCGCTGCAAAGGCGCACCAGACGATGATCCTGGTGGATTCTGCCTTTCAGGGAGATGAGGGGGTCAAGATGGTTCGGCAGGCGAGGATGGAAGACCGGCCCTATGCCCTTGCCTTTGTTGATATGCGGATCCCTCCTGGGCCTGATGGGTTGCAGACGCTCAAGAAATTGCAAATGGAAGATGATCGGCTTCAATATATTATTATAACAGCATTTTCTGATTATTCCTGGCAGGATATCAGTGATGCGTTGGTCTCCAAAGATAATCTCCTGATTATAAAAAAACCTTTTGAATCCATAGAAATACGTCAGAGTGCCAGTGCTCTTCTTGAAAAATGGCATATTGCTATGGAACGGGAGCATATCCTTGCTGCCCTGGCCATGCAGCGTGATATGCTGGAAGATCAGGTGCGGGAGCGAACCGCTGAGCTGGATCGAAAAAATGTTCTGCTGGAAAAAGAGGTTGAGGAGCGAAAAAAAAACGAAGAAGAGATACGGCAGCATCGAAACATGCTGGAAGAAGAGGTGGCCAGGCGAAGTGCCCGGATTGTTGAGCAGAATAATTTTCTCCACACCGTGATCAATTCCCTGCCTCATCCCTTTATGGTGGTGAATACTGTTGATTATACAGTCGCTATTGCTAATAAGGCGGGCCGGGCTGGAGGCTCTGGCGTTCCCAGAGGGGAGAAATGTTACCAATGTCTACACGGGTTGCCTCATCCCTGTCACGAGATCGGTCTTCCCTGTCCCTTGCAGGAGGTCCTCTGGCATGATGAACCGGCATTGTTTGAGCAGAGCATCTCTGACCCTCAGGGAAATGAGCGCATTCTGGAGGTTTATACCTCTCCCGTGGCGTCTCAACAGGAGAGGGGTGAAAAGAAGCAGATCATAGAATATTGTATTGATATCACTCGTCGCAAGAAACTCGAGGCGAACTTTCTGAAAAATAGCAAGATGGGATTGGTTGCCACCTTGGCTGGAGGTATTGCCCATGACTTTAATAATCTCCTGATGGCCATTATCGGCAATATTGAGCTTGCAGCCATGAATATACCGCCTGAGCATAATGCGTGTGGATTTCTCGATGATGCAACTGAGGCCTCTGATCAGGCAAAGGTGTTGACCCATAAATTTCTGCTGTTCTCAAACTTTGACCCACCTGCCCGTCAGGCTGTTCCTCTTGGTGAGCTGATCACCACCAGCTGTTTGGCGGTACTTGCTGGCTCGAATATTGTTCAAGAATTTCATTTCGCGCAGGATTTATGGATGGGGTATATTGATCCAAGCCAGTTGGATTTGGCCCTGCGTGAACTCTTTTGTAATGCCCTGGAAGCGATGGGAACAGAGGGGCTACTTATCTTGACTGCTGAAAATATAATCCGTTCCGGGCAGGTGCATCCTGAAAAAACCAAAGGGAAATATGTCAGGATAACCCTCCGGGATCAAGGTGTTGGTATAGACCATAAGGATCTTGTTAACGTCTTTGACCCCTACTTCTCAAGCAAAGTGCGAGGAAACGGCAAAGGCATGGGGCTGGGATTGACCATTGCCTCCTCAATCATCCATCAGCATCAGGGCTATATAGATATTGAGTCAATCCCAGGAAAAGGAACTACTGTATACATTGAACTTCCTGCGGAAACAGAGTGAGGGAGCAGGAAGAAGGCAAGGGGGCTGGCCTGCAATCAGGCCTCATTATCAAGCACCTCCCGGACAATCTTTGCCAGTTCCTTGGTGGATAAGGGCTTGATAAGATATTTTTTAATACCAAGCTCAAGGGCCTCTTGTTCGGAAAAGGCAGCTGTGTAGCCTGTGCAGAGGATAATAGGCAGATCCGGCCGCAGTTGCAGGACAGAGCGGGCAAGATCACTCCCGGTGAGTTTCGGCATGGTATGGTCTGTAATCAGCAGGTCAAAGGCGTTCGGATCTTGCTGGAATATTTCCAGCGCCTTGAGGCTTTGGGTCGCAATGGTCACCTTGTAACCCAGGCTGCTGAGCAAGGAGCGATTGATATGGGTGATATCCACCTCATCATCAACAAAGAGGATTCGTTCACTCCCCTCGGGTAGCGGTGTGTGAGGGATTTCTTGGCGCTTTCCTTGGCGCTTTCCCCCTGTTTTCTTATGTTGGGTCGGCAGATAGACATGAAAGGCGGTTCCTTGCCCGGTAACGCTTTCAACCTCAATAAAGCCGTTGCAGTCTTCCACAATACCGTGAATAACGGCTAATCCTAAGCCTGTTCCTGCTCCCTGCTCCTTGGTTGTGAAATAGGGATCAAAAATACGGCTCATGGTGATTTTATCGATTCCCTGGCCGTTGTCCTGCACAGTCAGTTTTACACTAGATCCTGGTGGCATGGGTCTATCAGCAACACGTTCAGGAGAGAGCGTTATCGGCTTCAGACTGATCTTTAAGGTGCCCTGCTTATTGCCGATGGCATGAAAACCGTTTGTGAAGAGATTCAAGATGATTTGATGGATATTGGTTCGATCAGCAAGGACAATGCCGCATTGCTCGTCTATATCCTCTTGTATGTCTATGGTTGTTGGCAAAGAGGATCGCATCATCTTGACAGCCTCTTTGACGGTCTGGTCGATTTCGAGCTCTTTTTTTTGCTGTTTCTTTTTTCTACTAAAGGTAAGGATCTGCTTAATAAGATCGGTTGCTCGATTGCCCGCAAGAACGATTTGGTTTAAATCGTTTTCAAGAGGACTGGCCGCTGGCAGAGAGAGTTTGATTATTTCTGTATATCCGAGGATTGCAGCCAGAATATTATTGAAGTCATGGGCAATGCCCCCTGCCAGGGTACCAATGGCTTCCATCTTTCGGGCCTGAAAAAGTTCTTCCTCCAGCTTTTTTTTATCTGTTATATCGCGGGCGATATAGACAAGGTACTGGAACTGCCCCTGTTCGTCCAGAACAGGGGCTGAGCAGATATGAAAGAAATTTTCCAGGAATTTATGCTCAAGCGTGCTGCAATGTTGGTAGTCGTCAAGCCTGGAGTGTACTCCTGGGCAGCTCGGACAGATAGTCGCTCCTTGTTGAAACAGGCTGTAACAGGTGGTGCCAATGATCTCTTCTGAGGTTGTCTGAAAGAATTCATATGTTGCCCGATTCGCCCGGATAATGCGCATCTCACTATCCTGAAGGGTGATAATATCTGGAATGGCGTCAAAGGTGTTTTGCCATTCTTCTGTTTGGCGCCGTAATTGTTTTTCAATAGCTGCCCGTTTTTTCATTTGCCTGCTTGTTTGCACATAAAAGAGCACCAGGCCTGTTATTCCTATCAGATAAATCAAAAGATGATACAGGGCACTTGTTTTGAATTGTTTATGAAAGAGCTCAATAATGCCGTCAATGGGAAAGGTTATACTGATTCCGCCGCGAATATCACCGACTTGATCGCCTTTTCGCATATGGCATTGGATGCAGGTCTCTTGCGTAATTGCTGGCATCATGACCCGCATTAAGGTCTTATCGCCTTGTTTCATTACCACGGAGGCCTCTTTTTCGCCTTGGGTAAAGGAAAGGAGGGCTGCTTTCTCCCAGTCATCTGGTGTATTTTCTGGTCGAACCGCATCAAGACTGGTGATATGACCACCGATCCCATATATCTCCTGTTCAAGCTGATATGCCTGACGGGTCATATGTGCTGGATTGATCAGCGTGAGTTTTTTTCCGCTTGGCGTGACAATATCTCTGTCCGTAAAACCAATCAAATAGGGATTTGGCTGATTTTTGTCATTCACCGGGGCGTAGATCCCGCCGTTATGGGCATTCCATAACTCGTAAATATAGTCTTTGTTGACAGCGGTCAGGCCTATCTTCTTGCCGATAAATTCTACACTTTGCCATTCATGTTTCACATACAGGCTGAGGGAACCGGTCAGAAGGAGTGACCAGGAGAGGACGGCTGCTGCGCACCAGAGACGAAGTTGTTTGATCCCGACACTTGTGCTATTCTGCATACAAATTATGATGTGGCTAACGAGATAAAAAAGGAAATTTATGGAATGCTCTCAGAGAAATCAATTCCTCGTTCTGCCAATAGAAAAATGATTGTGTTATGTAAAAAAGGAGACTCGCTTTCTTTCCTGATAGCATCATGGTATAGGGGGGATGAGGAGATGTCAAACAGGAAGAGCCGGAAGAAAAAAGAGGCCTTTCCAGAACGCCTCTCCAATCCTGAATTTTACGCTGTTTTATCAGCATGGAACAAAAAGTTTTATGAATCCATACCTTATTTTTATTCTTATCGTCCTGGTGGGCGGGTATTTGTTAAATCTGGTCGTGTCTTTTCTTGAGATACGTTCTCTGCAACCTGAGCTGCCCACAGAGTTTAGAGACGTCTATGATAAGGAGAAATATCGCAGGTCGCAGAGCTACACCAAGGTGACAACCAGGTTCTCCTTGATACAGGATGCTGTCACCTTGATGCTTACCCTTGTCTTTATTCTTGCAGATGGATTTAATATGGTTGATCTGCTGGCCCGCAGTGTCGGCTGGGGAGCAATCAGCACGGGGCTGTTGTTTACAGGGATGCTTCTGTTCTTTTCCTTCCTGCTGGGGCTCCCGTTTTCTCTGTATTCCACCTTTGTTATTGAGGAGCGATTTGGTTTTAACAAGACCACCGCCAAAACCTTTGTCCTTGACCTGCTCAAGGGAGTCGTGTTGGCCATAATTATAGGGGGGCCGTTGCTTGCTGCGGTGCTCTGGTTCTTTGAGATCACTGGTCACATGGCCTGGGCTTTTTGCTGGCTGGCGGTTACCCTGTTTACCTTTGTTCTCCAATTTCTGGCACCGGTCCTGATCATGCCCCTGTTTAACAAGTTTACCCCCTTGGAAGACGGGGTCTTAAAAGAGGGCATTACTGCGTACGCAGCCCAGCAGGATTTTGCCATTCAGGGCATCTACACCATGGATGGCTCCAAACGTTCTACTCGGCTGAATGCCTTTTTTACCGGCTTTGGCCGCTTTCGTCGCATTGTCTTTTTTGATACCCTGATTGAAAAATTACAGCCTCAGGAAATAATAGCGGTCCTGGCCCATGAAATGGGGCATTTTAAGCACAAGCATATCCAGAAGATGATGGGTATCTCCATTCTCCAAACAGGGCTTCTGTTTTTCATCCTTTCTCTGTTTCTCGGTAATGAGCAGCTCTTTGCCGCCTTTGGCATGGAGCATATCTCGGTCTATGCCGGTTTGGTCTTTTTCGGTTTTCTCTATGCTCCGATTTCCATGTTGCTCTCCATCTTTTTTCATATCTATTCGAGAAGAAATGAATATCAGGCCGATACCTGGGCCTTGAACACAACAGCGGACCAAGGAGAAGGGTTGATCAATGGTCTGAAAAAACTCTGTGTCCATAACCTGTCCAACCTGACCCCACATCCCTTGAATGTCTTTCTTCATTACTCCCATCCCCCGGTGTTGCAACGGATTGAGGCCATCCGACGGGTTGCACAGGAAAAAGAAGCTGCACCTTGTCAAGCAGGCGCCAAGATATGACGAGCATAAGAATTCGTGAGGCTGCTCAGCAGGCATGGCTTGAACAACTGGTCCACGAGTTCAAAACGATCTGCTTTCAGTATCGTGTCCAGCTTCGTCTCCCGATCTTTGAGCTATCAGCAGCTAAGCAACAGCTTGGTTGCTGGATTTCAGCTCAGCGTATTCTCCGTATCAGTGAGCACCTTATTGTCTCGTCTTCCTGGGATGTGGTCCTGATGGTGCTGAAGCATGAAATGGCACATCAGTTATGCAGTGAATATTTTAGGCTCCAGCATGCAGGTCATGGGCAGGAGTTTCAAAAGGCCTGCCAGCTGCTCGGTGTTTCTGCGCCCTATAACCGCGCTACCGGTGATCTGGATGAGGTCATTGCTGAGCCTTCGGGCTGTAAGCAGACAGCAGAGGGCAGGAGAATTATCCGGCGGATCAATAAACTGCTCCGCCTTGCTGGCTCAGAGAATGAGCATGAGGCGGCCCTTGCCATGCAGCGGGCGACTGAACTGCTTCATCGACATAATAGGGCAATGTCCGCCCTGGGCAATCCTCCAGACTGTGTTCGGCTCTCTCTCAGGACCGGGAAAAAACAGATCCCCTCTTGGCGAAAGGCCATCTGTCGGATTCTGAGGGATTATTTTTTTGTGGAGGTGATTTTTTCTTCGCTCTATGATGCGCAGCGCCAGGAGTCCTATAAGACCATAGAGCTGTTGGGACGTTCGGAAAACGTGCCTGTTGCTGAGCATTGCTATTATTTTCTACAACAACAACTGGAGTCGTTATGGAAGAGGAACCGACAGCGGTTTCAGGGGAATGCCCGAACAGCAAAAAACAGTTATTACCTTGGGCTCTTGCATGGGTTTGCACAAAAGCTTGCTGAGCAGGCCGGGAATATAGTGCAGGAAAAAACACCACAGGGTAATGAAAACAGAGAGGGTGCAAAAACAGCTGGAGAGCTTATTATCAGCAAAGATGGTCAGTTGCAGGGTTTTGTAGGCTTTCATTTTCCCCGCCTGCAAACCCGCTCTGTCCAAGCAGTGCGTATTCATCAGTATCCCTATGAGGAGGCCGTTGCTGCTGGCAAGGATATTATCCTTCACCGGAGCCTGACCGAGAAAAAACAAGGAGGAAAGGATCGGTTAATTTCATGCTAAGATTTCATGCTATGAAATCTTCTCACAAATCTTCTCA is from Candidatus Electrothrix sp. GW3-4 and encodes:
- a CDS encoding response regulator; amino-acid sequence: MQNSTSVGIKQLRLWCAAAVLSWSLLLTGSLSLYVKHEWQSVEFIGKKIGLTAVNKDYIYELWNAHNGGIYAPVNDKNQPNPYLIGFTDRDIVTPSGKKLTLINPAHMTRQAYQLEQEIYGIGGHITSLDAVRPENTPDDWEKAALLSFTQGEKEASVVMKQGDKTLMRVMMPAITQETCIQCHMRKGDQVGDIRGGISITFPIDGIIELFHKQFKTSALYHLLIYLIGITGLVLFYVQTSRQMKKRAAIEKQLRRQTEEWQNTFDAIPDIITLQDSEMRIIRANRATYEFFQTTSEEIIGTTCYSLFQQGATICPSCPGVHSRLDDYQHCSTLEHKFLENFFHICSAPVLDEQGQFQYLVYIARDITDKKKLEEELFQARKMEAIGTLAGGIAHDFNNILAAILGYTEIIKLSLPAASPLENDLNQIVLAGNRATDLIKQILTFSRKKKQQKKELEIDQTVKEAVKMMRSSLPTTIDIQEDIDEQCGIVLADRTNIHQIILNLFTNGFHAIGNKQGTLKISLKPITLSPERVADRPMPPGSSVKLTVQDNGQGIDKITMSRIFDPYFTTKEQGAGTGLGLAVIHGIVEDCNGFIEVESVTGQGTAFHVYLPTQHKKTGGKRQGKRQEIPHTPLPEGSERILFVDDEVDITHINRSLLSSLGYKVTIATQSLKALEIFQQDPNAFDLLITDHTMPKLTGSDLARSVLQLRPDLPIILCTGYTAAFSEQEALELGIKKYLIKPLSTKELAKIVREVLDNEA
- a CDS encoding ATP-binding protein; protein product: MTAIAQGVRRVLIIDDNPEIHNDIKKILQPTTASDDFDALLSDITGKAAAKAHQTMILVDSAFQGDEGVKMVRQARMEDRPYALAFVDMRIPPGPDGLQTLKKLQMEDDRLQYIIITAFSDYSWQDISDALVSKDNLLIIKKPFESIEIRQSASALLEKWHIAMEREHILAALAMQRDMLEDQVRERTAELDRKNVLLEKEVEERKKNEEEIRQHRNMLEEEVARRSARIVEQNNFLHTVINSLPHPFMVVNTVDYTVAIANKAGRAGGSGVPRGEKCYQCLHGLPHPCHEIGLPCPLQEVLWHDEPALFEQSISDPQGNERILEVYTSPVASQQERGEKKQIIEYCIDITRRKKLEANFLKNSKMGLVATLAGGIAHDFNNLLMAIIGNIELAAMNIPPEHNACGFLDDATEASDQAKVLTHKFLLFSNFDPPARQAVPLGELITTSCLAVLAGSNIVQEFHFAQDLWMGYIDPSQLDLALRELFCNALEAMGTEGLLILTAENIIRSGQVHPEKTKGKYVRITLRDQGVGIDHKDLVNVFDPYFSSKVRGNGKGMGLGLTIASSIIHQHQGYIDIESIPGKGTTVYIELPAETE
- a CDS encoding DUF2786 domain-containing protein, which translates into the protein MTSIRIREAAQQAWLEQLVHEFKTICFQYRVQLRLPIFELSAAKQQLGCWISAQRILRISEHLIVSSSWDVVLMVLKHEMAHQLCSEYFRLQHAGHGQEFQKACQLLGVSAPYNRATGDLDEVIAEPSGCKQTAEGRRIIRRINKLLRLAGSENEHEAALAMQRATELLHRHNRAMSALGNPPDCVRLSLRTGKKQIPSWRKAICRILRDYFFVEVIFSSLYDAQRQESYKTIELLGRSENVPVAEHCYYFLQQQLESLWKRNRQRFQGNARTAKNSYYLGLLHGFAQKLAEQAGNIVQEKTPQGNENREGAKTAGELIISKDGQLQGFVGFHFPRLQTRSVQAVRIHQYPYEEAVAAGKDIILHRSLTEKKQGGKDRLISC
- a CDS encoding M48 family metallopeptidase, with protein sequence MNPYLIFILIVLVGGYLLNLVVSFLEIRSLQPELPTEFRDVYDKEKYRRSQSYTKVTTRFSLIQDAVTLMLTLVFILADGFNMVDLLARSVGWGAISTGLLFTGMLLFFSFLLGLPFSLYSTFVIEERFGFNKTTAKTFVLDLLKGVVLAIIIGGPLLAAVLWFFEITGHMAWAFCWLAVTLFTFVLQFLAPVLIMPLFNKFTPLEDGVLKEGITAYAAQQDFAIQGIYTMDGSKRSTRLNAFFTGFGRFRRIVFFDTLIEKLQPQEIIAVLAHEMGHFKHKHIQKMMGISILQTGLLFFILSLFLGNEQLFAAFGMEHISVYAGLVFFGFLYAPISMLLSIFFHIYSRRNEYQADTWALNTTADQGEGLINGLKKLCVHNLSNLTPHPLNVFLHYSHPPVLQRIEAIRRVAQEKEAAPCQAGAKI